CTGACCCAAAATAAAGTCCCGATTGGAAATAGTATTTATAAAAAACTTTAACTTCCGGGAGGATGAGATTGGGACGAATGTACCCTAGTTCGATCCGCTCAATGGTTCCAACGGTTCGAATTTTACGAAGTTGGAACCAAATTTTACGGATGAAAAAATAAGAAAACAGAAAGACGAGGGGAATGAGGATAGCCATTTCCGTTCGCCTTTCCGAAAGGCTCTCTAAACGAGAGCCAAATCTTTTTCCTCAGTGTTTGGTGAAGAACCATCATCTTTTTTAGGAGGTTCTTTGTATTCTGTCCAAGGAGTTTCCGAATACACAAGTTTACCTTCTACAAAATCAACTAGGATCTTTGTCGGGTTATCATAAACGCCTTTCAAAGACTGCACTGCCATATAGTCTTCCAATTCTCTTTGGAACACACGTCTGAGTGGACGGGCTCCATAGTTTTGGTCGTATCCAATGGTTGCAAAATGTTCTTTTGCCAATTGAGAAAGATCCACAAGCACTTTCTTTTCAGTCAAACGTTTGTTAAAGTCTTTTAACATGATATCCACAATGTTTACGATCTCTTCTTTTTTGAGAGGAGCAAAGTAAACCACTTCATCCACACGGTTGAGGAATTCTGGGTTAAAATGTTTTTTCAACTGTTCACGAGCTTGTTCGGCTTTATAAGATTCTCTTTCTTCTGCAAAGTCTTCAAAACCCAATCGTCCACCTTTCGAAATTTCTTTCGCAGCGATGTTCGAAGTCATGATGATGATGGTATCGCGGAAGTTTACCTTACGACCTTTGGTATCCGTTAAATTCCCTTCTTCCATGATTTGGAGTAGGATATTAAAAAGATCATGGTGTGCCTTTTCGATTTCATCAAGAAGCACCAAACTGTATGGTTTTCTTCTGACAAACTCAGTGAGTTGGCCACCATCATCATACCCTACGTAACCTGGAGGAGCTCCAATCAGACGGGAGACTGCATGAGGTTCCATGTATTCCGACATATCGATGCGGAGCATATTGTCTTCAGATCCAAACAACTGTTCTGCGAGTGCTTTTGCAAGTTCCGTTTTTCCCACACCTGTTGGTCCAAGGAAAATAAACGACCCTGTAGGACGTTTTTCACTTTTGAGACCGGTTCTAGAACGTCTGACGGCACGAGCTACTTTTTCGATGGCATCAGTTTGGCCAACAATACGATTTTTAATGTCTGATTCCAAATTGAGAAGTTTGGTATTTTCGGACTGTTCCATTTTTTTCAAAGGGATTCCTGTCCAAAGGCTGACCACAGAAAGAATATCTTCTTCTTCAATGGAAACTGCATAACCTTCCATACGTTCTTGCCATTGTTTGGTTTTTTCTTCCAATTGGCCTTTTTTACGATTCACTTCATCGCGAACAGCCGCTGCCTTTTCATACTCTTGGCTACGAACCAAATCTTCTTTTTTAACAGAAAGAGCTTTGATTTCTTCTTCGATTTCTTTGATTTCGTTAGGGCGTTGGCAGTTTGCTAGGCGGGCCTTAGCACCTGCTTCATCAATGATATCAATCGCTTTGTCTGGTAAAAATCGATCGTTGATATAACGGTGAGATAACTTCACAGCTTGTTCGATCGCTTTTTCCGAATAACGAACCTTATGGTGGGCTTCGTATGCTTTTTTCAAACCATCGAGGATAAGAACGGCATCATCTACTGAAGGTTCAAGAACCTTCACCATTTGGAATCTTCTTTCCAAAGCAGAATCTTTTTCGATGTATTTACGATATTCGTTATTGGTAGTCGCGCCAATACATTGTAATTCCCCACGAGCAAGAGCTGGTTTTAAGATGTTTGCTGCATCCACCGCTCCTTCTGCCGCACCGGCTCCAATCAGAGTGTGCAACTCATCAATAAAGATAATGATGTTTTGAGAAGTAACGATTTCTTTCATGATTTTTTTCAATCGTTCTTCAAACTCACCACGGTATTTCGTACCGGC
This sequence is a window from Leptospira kanakyensis. Protein-coding genes within it:
- a CDS encoding ATP-dependent Clp protease ATP-binding subunit — encoded protein: MLEFTKRAKRVINEIAQDEAKRLGSDFIGPEHILLGLLREEDSVAIKILTNLNINLNELRKEVEKRTREGSGALLLDVSQGQDKYQKMIEVSKEEAKRLKHNYVGTEHILLALLRDNNNIAGGSLSSFSVNYNVIKSEILRLLGAPPSGAVGGTTGTQGATQGQTQQQAAPRQEKSKTPILDEFARDLTQLAREKKLDPVIGRSKEIERVIQILSRKTKNNPVLVGESGVGKTAIVEGLAQAVIEKLVPDLLFDKRVLSLDLASLIAGTKYRGEFEERLKKIMKEIVTSQNIIIFIDELHTLIGAGAAEGAVDAANILKPALARGELQCIGATTNNEYRKYIEKDSALERRFQMVKVLEPSVDDAVLILDGLKKAYEAHHKVRYSEKAIEQAVKLSHRYINDRFLPDKAIDIIDEAGAKARLANCQRPNEIKEIEEEIKALSVKKEDLVRSQEYEKAAAVRDEVNRKKGQLEEKTKQWQERMEGYAVSIEEEDILSVVSLWTGIPLKKMEQSENTKLLNLESDIKNRIVGQTDAIEKVARAVRRSRTGLKSEKRPTGSFIFLGPTGVGKTELAKALAEQLFGSEDNMLRIDMSEYMEPHAVSRLIGAPPGYVGYDDGGQLTEFVRRKPYSLVLLDEIEKAHHDLFNILLQIMEEGNLTDTKGRKVNFRDTIIIMTSNIAAKEISKGGRLGFEDFAEERESYKAEQAREQLKKHFNPEFLNRVDEVVYFAPLKKEEIVNIVDIMLKDFNKRLTEKKVLVDLSQLAKEHFATIGYDQNYGARPLRRVFQRELEDYMAVQSLKGVYDNPTKILVDFVEGKLVYSETPWTEYKEPPKKDDGSSPNTEEKDLALV